One genomic segment of Tripterygium wilfordii isolate XIE 37 chromosome 9, ASM1340144v1, whole genome shotgun sequence includes these proteins:
- the LOC120005636 gene encoding uncharacterized protein LOC120005636: MEDRRIIEAERQQIEQIRELDFEELQVEEVDEDSFDDHLDANGSASSDEFTFNTCLASLHTYLGEVDDTHNRAAFLDGGAVLNLPLFYLEGVVLFPEATLPLRVIQPNFISALERALTQVHAPHTIGVVHVYRDLDNRRIRFASIGTTAEIRQYRRLEDGSMNVVTRGQQRFHLKRRWIDVEGVPCGEVQIIQEDLPLRIPRDAFGKVPPLSKLHSCGPSLCRLPLNATSHSHGDGDNDSEGSFENELSLDERIIHQSVVDSCYGYDTMDESTSSDDDKSAFQSRIRSSCSPQSDSNSMESLHLCYRKEIKHAAVGIGNDSTSGRPSWRGDGSRRSWRRADLTQFHAVPGAFWPYWVYRMYDSYCLAQKAADMWKQIVGTPSMDALVKKPDLLSFYIASKIPVSESTRQELLEIDGISYRLQREIEILNNFDLIRCRTCQTVIAKRSDMLVMSTDGPLGAYVNPQGYVHEIMTVYRANGLALWGRSQTEYSWFPGYAWTITNCATCETQMGWLFTATKKNLKPKSFWGIRSSQVADGVH; the protein is encoded by the exons ATGGAAGATCGGAGGATAATAGAGGCGGAGAGACAACAGATCGAGCAGATTCGAGAGCTCGATTTTGAGGAATTGCAGGTTGAGGAAGTTGATGAAGACTCCTTTGATGACCACCTTGATGCAAA TGGTTCCGCCTCCTCGGATGAGTTTACATTCAACACTTGCCTGGCTTCTTTGCATACATATCTTGGTG AGGTTGACGATACTCACAACAGAGCGGCCTTTTTGGATGGAGGTGCTGTTTTGAACCTCCCGTTGTTCTATCTTGAAG GAGTTGTTCTTTTCCCAGAGGCCACCCTACCTTTAAGAGTCATTCAGCCCAATTTTATATCTGCTCTCGAGAGGGCATTGACCCAAGTTCATGCACCTCATACCATAGGCGTT GTTCATGTTTACAGGGATCTTGATAATAGAAGAATAAGGTTTGCATCAATCGGGACAACTGCAGAA ATCCGTCAATACCGCCGATTGGAGGATGGGTCCATGAATGTTGTTACTCGCGGTCAACAGCGGTTTCATCTAAAGCGCCGTTGGATTGATGTTGAAGGAGTG CCATGTGGTGAGGTTCAAATTATCCAAGAAGATCTACCATTAAGGATTCCTCGGGATGCATTTGGGAAAGTGCCACCATTATCTAAACTGCATAGCTGTGGCCCCTCCTTATGCAGGCTACCTTTAAATGCCACATCACACAGCCATGGAGATGGGGACAATGATTCAGAGGGAAGCTTTGAGAATGAGCTTTCACTAGATGAAAGGATAATTCACCAATCTGTAGTTGATTCTTGTTATGGGTACGACACTATGGATGAATCCACCAGCAGTGATGATGACAAGTCTGCATTTCAATCTAGGATCAGGTCTAGTTGTTCCCCCCAAAGTGACTCAAACTCCATGGAATCATTGCATTTGTGCTACAGGAAAGAAATTAAACATGCTGCTGTAGGAATTGGGAATGATTCCACATCAGGAAGGCCTTCTTGGAGAGGGGATGGGTCAAGAAGGTCTTGGAGAAGAGCTGATCTCACACAGTTCCATGCAGTTCCAGGAGCGTTTTGGCCATATTGGGTTTATCGTATGTATGACTCCTATTGTCTTGCCCAGAAGGCTGCAG ATATGTGGAAACAGATAGTTGGGACACCAAGCATGGATGCCTTAGTGAAGAAGCCTGATCTCTTATCATTTTATATTGCTAGTAAAATTCCTGTATCTGAATCAACAAGACAGGAGCTTCTGGAGATTGACGGCATTTCATATAGGTTGCAGAGAGAAATTGAGATACTCAATAATTTTGATCTTATTCGATGTAGAACTTGTCAG ACCGTGATTGCAAAGCGAAGTGATATGTTGGTGATGTCTACCGATGGTCCTCTTGGTGCCTACGTGAACCCACAAGGTTATGTGCATGAGATAATGACTGTTTACAGAGCAAATGGCTTAGCACTCTGGGGCCGTTCGCAAACTGAGTACAGCTGGTTTCCAGG CTATGCATGGACAATCACGAACTGTGCCACTTGCGAAACCCAAATGGGATGGCTATTTACAGCCACAAAGAAGAATTTGAAGCCTAAATCGTTTTGGGGCATACGGAGTTCCCAGGTTGCCGATGGTGTGCATTAA
- the LOC120005635 gene encoding NADP-dependent malic enzyme, with the protein METVMINGGDEVYRNGVAGGVEDVYGEDGATEDQLVTPWTVSVASGYTLLRDPHHNKGLAFNEKERDAHYLRGLLPPSIVTQELQEKKLMHNFRQYQVPLQRYMAMMDLQERNERLFYKLLIDNVEELLPVVYTPTVGEACQKYGSIFRRPQGLYISLKEKGKVLEVLKNWPERSIQVIVVTDGERILGLGDLGCQGMGIPVGKLSLYTALGGVRPSACLPVTIDVGTNNEKLLNDEFYIGLKQKRATGQEYNELMEEFISAVKQNYGEKVLVQFEDFANHNAFELLAKYSQTHLVFNDDIQGTASVVLAGLLAALKLVGGTLADHKFLFLGAGEAGTGIAELIALEISRQTKAPVEETRKQIWLVDSKGLIVSSRKESLQHFKKPWAHEHEPVKELVDAVKEIKPTVLIGTSGVGKTFTKEVVEAMASFNEKPLILSLSNPTSHSECTAEEAYTWSEGRAIFASGSPFDPVMYDGKVFVPGQANNAYIFPGFGLGLIISGAIRVRDDMLLAASEALAAQVTQENYDKGLIYPPFSNIRKISAHIAAKVAAKVYELGLASRLPRPKDLVKHAESCMYSPVYRNYR; encoded by the exons atggagaCTGTAATGATCAATGGAGGTGATGAGGTTTACAGGAATGGTGTGGCTGGGGGTGTTGAGGACGTGTATGGTGAGGATGGTGCCACCGAGGATCAGCTAGTTACCCCCTGGACTGTCTCTGTAGCCAG TGGATATACATTGCTGCGAGACCCACACCATAACAAAGGTCTGGCTTTCAATGAAAAAGAGAGGGATGCTCATTACTTGCGTGGGCTTCTGCCTCCCTCAATTGTCACCCAGGAGCTGCAG GagaagaaattgatgcataatttTCGCCAGTACCAAGTTCCTTTGCAACGATACATGGCAATGATGGATTTGCAG GAGAGGAATGAAAGGCTGTTTTACAAGCTTCTGATTGATAATGTTGAGGAACTGCTACCAGTTGTGTATACTCCAACAGTTGGTGAAGCTTGCCAGAAGTATGGGAGCATTTTCAGGCGCCCTCAGGGTCTCTACATCAGTCTTAAAGAGAA GGGCAAGGTTCTTGAAGTATTGAAGAACTGGCCAGAGAGAAGTATTCAAGTTATAGTTGTTACCGATGGTGAACGTATTTTGGGGTTAGGGGATCTTGGCTGCCAG GGAATGGGGATACCTGTAGGGAAACTTTCTTTGTACACAGCGCTAGGAGGAGTACGCCCCTCAGCA TGCTTGCCTGTGACCATTGATGTTGGAACAAACAACGAGAAATTACTGAATGACGAGTTCTATATCGGACTTAAGCAAAAGAGAGCAACTGGGCAG GAATACAATGAACTTATGGAAGAGTTCATAAGTGCAGTTAAGCAAAATTACGGGGAGAAAGTCCTTGTACAG TTTGAAGATTTTGCAAACCACAACGCATTTGAGCTGCTGGCCAAATACAGCCAAACTCACCTTGTCTTCAATGATGACATACAG GGTACAGCATCTGTGGTACTAGCAGGGCTTCTTGCAGCTCTGAAATTAGTTGGCGGAACCTTAGCTGACCATAAATTCTTGTTCCTGGGTGCCGGAGAG gCTGGAACGGGCATAGCTGAGCTTATAGCTCTTGAGATTTCAAGACAG ACCAAAGCTCCAGTTGAAGAGACACGCAAGCAAATTTGGCTGGTGGATTCAAAG GGACTGATTGTTAGCTCCCGTAAAGAGTCACTTCAGCACTTCAAAAAACCTTGGGCTCATGAGCATGAACCTGTCAAGGAACTCGTAGATGCTGTCAAG GAAATTAAGCCGACGGTGCTGATAGGGACATCTGGAGTAGGAAAAACATTCACAAAGGAGGTGGTTGAGGCCATGGCATCTTTCAATGAG AAACCTCTTATTCTTTCTCTGTCCAATCCCACCTCACACTCTGAGTGTACAGCTGAAGAAGCTTATACATGGAGTGag GGTAGGGCAATCTTTGCTAGTGGAAGTCCATTTGACCCTGTTATGTATGATGGGAAAGTTTTTGTCCCCGGACAG GCAAACAATGCTTACATATTCCCCGGGTTTGGTTTGGGCTTGATCATATCTGGTGCCATTCGTGTAAGAGATGACATGCTTTTGGCAGCCT CTGAAGCTTTGGCTGCTCAAGTGACCCAAGAAAACTACGACAAGGGACTGATCTACCCACCATTCTCTAATATCCGCAAGATATCAGCTCATATTGCTGCAAAGGTTGCTGCCAAGGTTTATGAACTTG GTCTGGCATCTCGTCTCCCTCGACCAAAAGATCTTGTCAAGCATGCGGAGAGCTGTATGTACAGCCCAGTCTACAGAAACTACCGCTGA